From a region of the Geothrix sp. 21YS21S-2 genome:
- a CDS encoding transposase, which produces MRKPKLTDEQIVALLREAERGENTITELCKKAGVSEVTFYRWRNKFSGNTVQDVRKLKQLEKDNARLLRLLGQRDVEIDAMKELLAKKW; this is translated from the coding sequence ATGCGCAAGCCCAAGCTCACCGACGAGCAGATCGTCGCCCTTCTGCGTGAGGCAGAACGAGGCGAAAACACCATCACCGAGCTTTGCAAAAAGGCCGGCGTCTCCGAGGTGACCTTCTACCGGTGGCGGAACAAGTTCTCCGGGAACACCGTGCAGGACGTCCGGAAGCTCAAGCAGTTGGAGAAGGACAACGCTCGCCTCCTGCGGCTCCTTGGGCAGCGGGACGTCGAGATCGACGCCATGAAGGAACTGCTCGCAAAAAAATGGTGA